The DNA sequence GGCGAGGAATCCCTTACCAAGCAAATGCGAACAGCATATTGGCTTTCAAAGGAAGAGATGCCTTCTTCAAAATTCATTTCACTTTGCGAACTTCAGGTAAGATCATTCTGCCACTACAAAAGTTAAGTTTGAATGCCtatcttcattttattttaatatttttttttgtttccaacacttttcaaattactttttttgttgatCCAGGCATTAAATGGTTGTACAAGTCTTGACCCCAAGGCAGCAACTGGAAGTATATATCATCACCACCAGTCTGTCTCTGACATGAATGCGGCCTTTGCAGAAGTAATCAATAAAAACATTGATGAAGATATCCAGAGTAGCCCGTTTATTGCAATACTTGCTGATGAGAGCATAGACATCGCAGTGTACAAGAAGCTGGACATTTACATCAGACTTGTCAAGGATGGTGAGCCTTGCACTCGATTTGTTGGAAATCGTAACGTGGTAGACGGCAAAGCTGAAACTATCTACAATGCTCTCATGGATTTTatgcaggaaaaaaatattgactGTGGAAATAAACTTGTGGGACTAGGAAGCGATGGTGCATCTGTTATGATGGGGCGGCACAATGGTGTTGGTGTACGATTGAAGTCAGTAGCTCCATTTATGGTCCATACTCACTGTGTTGCTCACAGACTTGCTTTATGCAGTGCACAGGCTGCCAAATCAATTAAGTTGTTTGACGAATACCAAACATTGCTGACAAACATTTTTAACTTCTACTCAAACTCAGCTGTAAGGTATAATAAGCTGCGTGAAATTCAAAATATTCTAGAACTGAAGCCAGTAACCTTGAAAGCTGCTGCCCCTACTCGTTGGCTGTCCCTTCACAATGCTGTTGATGCAATCTACAAATGCTGGTCCGCACTTGTGGACTGTTTGGAACATCAAGCTGCTGAAAATAATGATGAAAACTCTACAAAAGCTAAAGGGTACTTGAAACAAGTCCAGCAATACAAGTTTGTTGCAGCAACTTGCATGATGAAAGATGTACTTCCAACATTAACAAAGCTCAGTTTGTatttccaaagagaaaatgttggTATTTCATCTGTGGAACCAATGGTAACATCTACTATTACAACATTGCAGACACTAAGGAATGACCTAGGAGGAGATCTTGCAAACCTCCCTAGCCTCAAGGAGCTTAACCAGCAACTGCTCACAAGTGATTCTTATTGTGAGAAGGAGCTTCAGCAGACAAGTGATAATGCAAGACAAGCATTTATTAATAGTGGGCAAGCATTCCTTGCTAAATTGATTGAAAACCTCCAGGAGAGGTTTCCCAGTGAGACACTAGATATCTGCAAAGCTCTTGACATTGTAGTCAACCCTCAGTCACTTCCCCATACTGCTGCAGATATTGCTGCTCATGGAATAGATGCTCTGAACAAGCTTGTTGAAAACTATGGTCAGCAAAAAGCTGTTGGGGACAGAAATGTTGATCCTCTGATTGATCCAGAAGTCACCAGGGCAGACTAC is a window from the Porites lutea chromosome 10, jaPorLute2.1, whole genome shotgun sequence genome containing:
- the LOC140951015 gene encoding uncharacterized protein C17orf113-like, giving the protein MASNRGKPGRHGLFLDKWLQEFQWLERRGTGVDLAMFCKDCCKARKKNAFTTGCKNLQRSALVRHMTQTDHKSTAKVLNQQHRFKAAIDNASKLGEESLTKQMRTAYWLSKEEMPSSKFISLCELQALNGCTSLDPKAATGSIYHHHQSVSDMNAAFAEVINKNIDEDIQSSPFIAILADESIDIAVYKKLDIYIRLVKDGEPCTRFVGNRNVVDGKAETIYNALMDFMQEKNIDCGNKLVGLGSDGASVMMGRHNGVGVRLKSVAPFMVHTHCVAHRLALCSAQAAKSIKLFDEYQTLLTNIFNFYSNSAVRYNKLREIQNILELKPVTLKAAAPTRWLSLHNAVDAIYKCWSALVDCLEHQAAENNDENSTKAKGYLKQVQQYKFVAATCMMKDVLPTLTKLSLYFQRENVGISSVEPMVTSTITTLQTLRNDLGGDLANLPSLKELNQQLLTSDSYCEKELQQTSDNARQAFINSGQAFLAKLIENLQERFPSETLDICKALDIVVNPQSLPHTAADIAAHGIDALNKLVENYGQQKAVGDRNVDPLIDPEVTRADYLQFKFLLNTNRLLNMQEFSKKFLTDEGLCEQFPTFTALANIALTIPVSSAACERGFSCQNRIKTGLRNRLSEQNLDSLMKVAIEGPPLAEFDFQKAKDIFNEQCRRRK